One Paracidovorax avenae ATCC 19860 genomic region harbors:
- the gsiC gene encoding glutathione ABC transporter permease GsiC, whose protein sequence is MLNYFLKRLLGLLPTLLIVAVLVFLFVHMLPGDPARLAAGVDADEATVQVVRHELGLDKPLPEQFVHFFSRMVQGDFGTSIRTRRPVAAEIGERFMPTLLLTLAAMAWSVVLGMGIGILSAVYRNRWPDRLGMTLAVSGISFPAFALGMTLMQVFSVELGWLPTVGADSWKHYILPSITLGAAVAAVMARFTRASFVEVVQEDFVRTARAKGLNERTVVLKHCLRNALIPVVTMMGLQFGFLLGGSIVVEAVFNWPGLGRLLVDAVTMRDYPVIQTLVLLFSLEFILINLVVDMLYGFINPTIRYK, encoded by the coding sequence ATGCTGAACTATTTCCTCAAACGACTGCTGGGGCTCCTGCCCACGCTGCTGATCGTGGCGGTACTGGTGTTCCTCTTCGTCCACATGCTGCCGGGCGACCCCGCGCGCCTGGCCGCCGGGGTGGACGCCGACGAGGCCACCGTGCAGGTCGTGCGCCATGAGCTGGGTCTCGACAAGCCCCTGCCCGAGCAGTTCGTGCACTTCTTCTCGCGCATGGTGCAGGGGGATTTCGGCACGTCCATCCGCACCCGCCGCCCCGTGGCCGCCGAGATCGGCGAGCGTTTCATGCCCACGCTGCTGCTCACCCTGGCCGCCATGGCCTGGTCGGTGGTGCTGGGCATGGGCATCGGCATCCTCTCGGCCGTCTATCGCAACCGCTGGCCCGACCGGCTGGGCATGACGCTCGCGGTGTCCGGCATTTCCTTTCCCGCCTTCGCGCTGGGCATGACGCTGATGCAGGTGTTCTCGGTGGAGCTCGGCTGGCTGCCCACCGTGGGCGCCGACAGCTGGAAGCACTACATCCTGCCCTCCATCACGTTGGGCGCCGCGGTGGCCGCGGTGATGGCGCGCTTCACGCGCGCCTCCTTCGTCGAGGTGGTGCAGGAGGACTTCGTGCGCACCGCGCGCGCCAAGGGCCTCAACGAGCGCACCGTGGTGCTCAAGCACTGCCTGCGCAACGCGCTCATCCCGGTCGTCACCATGATGGGCCTGCAGTTCGGCTTCCTGCTGGGCGGCTCGATCGTGGTGGAGGCGGTCTTCAACTGGCCCGGCCTCGGCCGCCTGCTGGTGGACGCCGTGACCATGCGCGACTACCCCGTCATCCAGACGCTGGTGCTGCTTTTCTCGCTGGAGTTCATCCTCATCAACCTGGTGGTGGACATGCTCTACGGCTTCATCAACCCGACCATCCGCTACAAGTGA
- the gsiD gene encoding glutathione ABC transporter permease GsiD, translating to MTTPSIPTPPDAAQLAAASVAPAAGASTVRTPWREFWRKFKKQHVAVAALVFVVLLVAVAVLAPAIVPFDAENFFDYDRINDGPSAMHWFGVDPLGRDIFSRILMGARISLAAGFLSVAIGCLIGTTLGLLAGYYEGWWDRIVMRISDVLFAFPGILLALGVVAILGSSMTNVVVAVAVFSVPAFARLVRGNTLVLKQMTYIESARSIGASDWTIIVRHILPGTISSIVVYFTMRVGTSIITAASLSFLGMGAQPPTPEWGAMLNEARADMVNAPHVALFPSLAIFLTVLAFNLLGDGLRDALDPKIDRQT from the coding sequence ATGACCACGCCCTCCATTCCCACGCCTCCCGACGCCGCCCAGCTCGCGGCGGCCTCGGTGGCCCCCGCCGCCGGCGCCTCCACGGTGCGCACGCCCTGGCGCGAGTTCTGGCGCAAATTCAAGAAGCAGCACGTCGCGGTGGCCGCGCTGGTGTTCGTCGTTCTGCTCGTCGCCGTGGCCGTGCTGGCCCCCGCCATCGTGCCGTTCGATGCGGAGAACTTCTTCGACTACGACCGGATCAACGACGGCCCCTCGGCCATGCACTGGTTCGGCGTCGATCCGCTCGGCCGCGACATCTTCAGCCGCATCCTGATGGGCGCGCGCATCTCGCTGGCCGCGGGCTTCCTCTCCGTGGCGATCGGCTGCCTGATCGGCACCACGCTGGGCCTGCTCGCCGGCTACTACGAAGGCTGGTGGGACCGCATCGTGATGCGCATCTCCGACGTGCTGTTCGCCTTCCCCGGCATCCTGCTGGCGCTGGGCGTGGTGGCCATCCTCGGCAGCAGCATGACCAACGTGGTGGTGGCCGTGGCAGTGTTCAGCGTGCCCGCCTTCGCGCGGCTGGTGCGCGGCAACACGCTGGTGCTCAAGCAGATGACCTACATCGAGTCCGCGCGCAGCATCGGCGCATCGGACTGGACCATCATCGTGCGGCACATCCTGCCCGGCACCATCTCGTCCATCGTCGTGTATTTCACGATGCGCGTGGGCACCTCGATCATCACGGCTGCCAGCCTGTCGTTCCTCGGCATGGGCGCGCAGCCGCCGACGCCGGAGTGGGGCGCCATGCTCAACGAGGCACGCGCCGACATGGTGAACGCGCCGCACGTCGCGCTGTTCCCGAGCCTCGCCATCTTCCTCACGGTGCTGGCCTTCAACCTGCTGGGCGACGGCCTGCGCGACGCGCTGGACCCCAAGATCGACCGGCAGACATGA
- a CDS encoding P1 family peptidase, producing MSVRDPAAMAPPRIGLLDAGPRDAITDVAGVTVGHATLDDGPVQTGVTVIHAHAQDPYRHKVPAGAAVINGFGKSTGLVQLEELGQLETPIALTNTFSVGALAQAQIRDCVRTNPETGRALPTVNPLVLECNDGYLNDIQRMAVGESHYRAACDGAGVQMAQGAVGAGRGMSSFQCKGGVGTASRRVPLHGRGTCTVGAVVLANYGLLPNLVWGGAPIGAALAGALHAEEQAAARAAEKGSIIMVLATDAPLDARQLRRLAWRAAAGLARTGSVYGHGSGDIALAFSTAYTLPHLPQEPMPAVAMVHEGLLDGLFQAAADSVEQAIVHALWHAETVTGRDGHCRRALRDLLSRAG from the coding sequence ATGAGCGTGCGCGACCCCGCCGCCATGGCGCCGCCGCGCATCGGCCTGCTGGATGCCGGCCCCCGGGACGCGATCACGGACGTGGCCGGTGTCACCGTCGGCCATGCCACGCTGGACGACGGCCCGGTGCAGACCGGCGTGACGGTGATCCATGCCCACGCGCAGGATCCGTACCGCCACAAGGTGCCGGCCGGCGCCGCGGTCATCAACGGTTTCGGCAAGAGCACGGGCCTGGTGCAGCTGGAAGAGCTGGGCCAGCTCGAGACGCCGATCGCACTCACCAATACCTTCTCCGTCGGCGCGCTGGCGCAGGCGCAGATCCGCGACTGCGTGCGCACCAACCCCGAGACCGGGCGCGCCCTGCCCACCGTCAATCCGCTGGTGCTGGAGTGCAACGACGGCTACCTGAACGACATCCAGCGCATGGCCGTGGGCGAGAGCCACTACCGCGCGGCCTGCGACGGCGCGGGCGTGCAGATGGCCCAGGGTGCGGTCGGCGCGGGGCGGGGCATGTCCAGCTTCCAGTGCAAGGGCGGCGTCGGCACCGCGTCGCGCCGCGTGCCCCTGCACGGCCGCGGTACCTGCACCGTGGGTGCGGTGGTGCTGGCCAACTACGGCCTGCTGCCGAACCTGGTCTGGGGCGGCGCACCGATCGGTGCGGCCCTGGCCGGCGCGCTCCATGCCGAAGAGCAGGCCGCTGCCCGCGCCGCGGAGAAGGGCTCCATCATCATGGTGCTCGCCACCGATGCGCCCCTGGACGCCCGCCAGCTGCGCCGCCTGGCCTGGCGGGCCGCCGCAGGCCTCGCGCGCACGGGCTCGGTCTATGGCCACGGCAGCGGCGACATCGCCCTGGCGTTCTCGACCGCCTACACCCTGCCGCACCTGCCGCAGGAGCCGATGCCGGCTGTGGCGATGGTGCACGAAGGCCTGCTCGACGGACTGTTCCAGGCCGCGGCCGACAGCGTGGAGCAGGCCATCGTCCACGCGCTCTGGCATGCGGAAACCGTCACCGGCAGGGACGGGCATTGCCGCCGCGCGCTGCGCGACCTGCTTTCCAGGGCCGGCTGA
- a CDS encoding M55 family metallopeptidase, which yields MKILISVDIEGVAGVYHPEQVRAGNPEYERARRLMAAEANAAIAGAFDGGAAEVFVNDSHGGFRNMPPDLLDPRAQAIQGKPRYLSMVAGVELGVDGVCFIGYHAKSRAHGILAHTINSFAFARISLNGRELGEAGIYGALAGAYGAPVIAASGDDAFIAETRDLFPHAHFVQTKRATGANSGISLSPERACAAIREGVSQATARAGQARPFRIEGPVTVDLEAQSVALADLFCQWPTLERTAPDALRFTAPDTESAVRMINGLSAMSSMLR from the coding sequence ATGAAAATCCTCATCTCCGTTGATATCGAAGGCGTGGCCGGCGTCTATCACCCCGAGCAGGTGCGCGCCGGCAACCCGGAATACGAGCGCGCACGGCGCCTCATGGCCGCGGAGGCGAATGCCGCCATCGCCGGGGCGTTCGACGGCGGTGCCGCCGAGGTGTTCGTCAACGATTCGCACGGGGGCTTTAGGAACATGCCGCCGGACCTGCTCGATCCGCGCGCCCAGGCCATCCAGGGCAAGCCGCGCTACCTGAGCATGGTGGCCGGCGTTGAACTGGGCGTGGACGGCGTATGCTTCATCGGCTACCACGCGAAATCGCGGGCCCACGGCATCCTGGCCCACACCATCAACAGCTTCGCGTTCGCCCGCATCTCGCTCAACGGGCGCGAACTGGGCGAAGCCGGCATCTACGGCGCCCTGGCGGGGGCCTATGGCGCGCCGGTGATCGCCGCTTCCGGCGACGATGCCTTCATCGCGGAGACGCGGGACCTGTTCCCGCACGCGCATTTCGTGCAGACCAAGCGCGCCACGGGCGCCAACAGCGGCATCAGCCTGTCACCGGAACGCGCCTGCGCGGCCATCCGGGAAGGCGTGTCCCAGGCCACCGCCCGGGCCGGACAGGCCCGGCCGTTCCGCATCGAGGGCCCCGTCACGGTGGATCTGGAGGCGCAGTCGGTGGCGCTGGCGGACCTGTTCTGCCAGTGGCCCACGCTGGAGCGCACGGCGCCCGACGCGCTGCGCTTCACCGCGCCCGATACCGAATCGGCGGTGCGGATGATCAATGGGCTCTCCGCCATGTCCAGCATGCTGAGATAG
- a CDS encoding aspartate/glutamate racemase family protein, with translation MNAPENSSVAAMPAMTVGILAGMGPAAGVDFARLFVRASEQWLRDHGQAVRDQSFPEHWIAQVPVADRTQALRDPGAPQPLEGLVSALERLAAVGARAAAMSCNTAHAWHAALQERVPGVELLHIARETAAELQRRGIRRAALLATQGTYGMGLYDEAFDTHGVECVLPSAEAKEWLMEGIYDGVKAGDMALARRRFAEVGQAVRAQHGDVPLVMACTEIPLALPDAPEAAGWTLVDPSGILAAALVRRAYGGY, from the coding sequence ATGAACGCACCTGAGAATTCGTCCGTGGCTGCCATGCCCGCGATGACCGTCGGCATCCTGGCCGGCATGGGCCCGGCCGCGGGCGTGGATTTCGCGCGGCTGTTCGTGCGCGCGTCGGAACAATGGCTGCGCGACCATGGCCAGGCCGTGCGCGATCAGTCGTTCCCCGAGCACTGGATCGCCCAGGTACCGGTGGCGGACCGCACACAGGCCCTGCGTGATCCGGGGGCGCCGCAGCCGCTCGAGGGGCTGGTGTCGGCGCTGGAGCGCCTGGCCGCGGTGGGCGCCCGCGCCGCGGCCATGTCGTGCAATACGGCGCATGCCTGGCATGCGGCGCTGCAGGAGCGCGTGCCGGGCGTGGAGCTGCTGCATATCGCGCGGGAGACCGCCGCCGAACTGCAGCGCCGCGGGATCCGCCGCGCGGCGCTGCTGGCCACGCAGGGCACCTACGGCATGGGCCTGTACGACGAGGCCTTCGACACGCATGGCGTGGAGTGCGTGCTGCCCTCCGCCGAGGCGAAGGAATGGCTCATGGAAGGCATCTACGACGGCGTGAAGGCCGGCGACATGGCCCTGGCGCGCCGGCGGTTCGCCGAGGTGGGCCAGGCGGTGCGCGCGCAGCATGGCGACGTTCCGCTCGTCATGGCCTGCACGGAAATTCCCCTGGCGCTGCCCGATGCGCCGGAGGCCGCCGGCTGGACGCTGGTGGATCCGTCCGGAATCCTCGCGGCTGCCCTGGTGCGCCGCGCCTACGGCGGGTACTGA
- the uvrC gene encoding excinuclease ABC subunit UvrC, whose amino-acid sequence MSDVHSDELLAQVASLPPLPGVYRYFDAQGGLLYVGKARNLKKRVSSYFTKTHGGTRIGHMVGKIARLETTVVRSEAEALLLENNLIKSLNPRYNILFRDDKSYPYLKITGVAARDGTGEPPGQRFPRVAYYRGSVDKRHRYFGPYPGAWAVKETILLLQKVFRLRTCEDTVFANRTRPCLLYQIKRCSGPCVDLISPEAYALDVRNADAMLRGETKELLEALEARMMAHSERLEFEQAADIRNQITALSRVLHQQAIETVSDKDVDILAVKVLGGRACVNLAMVRGGRHLGDRPYFPVHVEDAAAVYQLEEGADGSDGPDGAAETAGPAEASPAAPRTPQRSLEVQVLEAFIAQHYIGVPVPPVLVTSEPVDRALLEALSLQAGIRVGAVHQPREQRRAWLDMAQKNADIQLARLLSEEGSQQARTRALAEALDLPMDDLESLTIECFDISHTAGEATQASCVVFHHHRMQSSEYRRYKIEGITGGDDYAAMRQVLTRRYSKVVEAQREAGGAEPAPGQARLPDLVLIDGGKGQVSMAREVFTELGLELSRIVGVEKGEGRKVGLEELVFADGREKIYLGRDSAALMLVAQIRDEAHRFAITGMRAARAKVRVGGGQLEEIPGVGPKKRARLLQRFGGVRGVAAASVEDLATVDGISLELAQEIYRALR is encoded by the coding sequence ATGTCCGATGTGCACTCCGATGAACTGCTCGCGCAGGTGGCCTCGCTGCCACCCCTGCCGGGCGTGTACCGCTATTTCGACGCCCAGGGCGGGCTGCTCTACGTGGGCAAGGCCCGCAACCTGAAAAAGCGCGTTTCCAGCTACTTCACCAAGACCCATGGGGGCACGCGCATCGGCCACATGGTCGGCAAGATCGCGCGGCTGGAGACCACCGTGGTGCGCTCCGAGGCCGAGGCGCTGCTGCTGGAAAACAACCTCATCAAGTCGCTGAACCCGCGCTACAACATCCTGTTCCGCGACGACAAGAGCTATCCCTACCTGAAGATCACGGGCGTTGCCGCGCGCGACGGCACCGGCGAGCCGCCCGGCCAGCGCTTTCCGCGCGTGGCCTACTACCGCGGGTCCGTGGACAAGCGGCACCGGTACTTCGGCCCCTATCCCGGCGCCTGGGCGGTGAAGGAGACCATCCTGCTGCTGCAGAAGGTGTTCCGGCTGCGCACCTGCGAGGACACTGTCTTCGCCAACCGCACGCGCCCCTGCCTGCTCTACCAGATCAAGCGTTGCTCGGGCCCTTGCGTGGACCTCATCTCTCCCGAAGCCTACGCACTGGACGTGCGCAACGCCGACGCCATGCTGCGTGGCGAGACCAAAGAACTGCTCGAAGCCCTGGAGGCGCGCATGATGGCGCACTCCGAACGGCTGGAGTTCGAGCAGGCGGCGGATATCCGCAACCAGATCACGGCGCTCTCGCGCGTGCTGCACCAGCAGGCGATCGAGACGGTCTCCGACAAGGACGTGGACATCCTGGCCGTGAAGGTGCTGGGCGGCCGCGCCTGCGTCAACCTCGCCATGGTGCGCGGCGGCCGCCACCTGGGCGACCGGCCGTACTTCCCCGTCCACGTGGAAGACGCGGCCGCGGTGTACCAGCTGGAGGAGGGGGCTGACGGGAGCGATGGCCCCGATGGCGCTGCCGAAACGGCAGGCCCGGCGGAGGCGTCGCCCGCCGCGCCCCGCACACCCCAGCGCTCGCTGGAAGTGCAGGTGCTGGAGGCCTTCATCGCCCAGCACTACATCGGCGTGCCGGTGCCGCCCGTGCTCGTCACCAGCGAGCCGGTGGACCGCGCGCTGCTGGAGGCGCTCTCGCTGCAGGCCGGCATCCGCGTGGGTGCGGTGCACCAGCCGCGCGAGCAGCGCCGCGCCTGGCTGGACATGGCGCAGAAGAACGCCGACATCCAGCTCGCGCGGCTGCTCTCCGAAGAGGGCTCCCAGCAGGCGCGCACGCGCGCGCTGGCCGAGGCCCTGGACCTGCCCATGGACGACCTGGAATCGCTCACCATCGAGTGTTTCGACATCTCCCACACGGCGGGCGAGGCCACGCAGGCGTCGTGCGTGGTCTTCCACCACCACCGCATGCAGAGCAGCGAATACCGCCGCTACAAGATCGAAGGCATCACCGGCGGCGACGATTACGCCGCCATGCGGCAGGTGCTCACGCGGCGCTACAGCAAGGTGGTGGAGGCGCAGCGCGAGGCCGGCGGTGCCGAGCCGGCCCCCGGGCAGGCGCGCCTGCCGGACCTGGTGCTGATCGACGGAGGCAAGGGGCAGGTGAGCATGGCGCGCGAAGTGTTCACCGAGCTGGGCCTGGAGCTGTCGCGCATCGTCGGCGTGGAGAAAGGCGAGGGCCGCAAGGTCGGGCTGGAGGAACTCGTCTTCGCCGACGGCCGCGAGAAGATCTACCTCGGGCGCGACTCCGCCGCGCTCATGCTGGTGGCCCAGATCCGCGACGAGGCCCACCGCTTCGCCATCACCGGCATGCGCGCCGCGCGCGCCAAGGTGCGCGTGGGCGGCGGGCAGCTGGAGGAGATCCCCGGCGTGGGGCCCAAGAAGCGCGCGCGCCTGCTGCAGCGCTTCGGCGGGGTGCGGGGCGTGGCGGCGGCCAGCGTGGAGGACCTGGCCACGGTGGACGGCATCTCGCTGGAGCTCGCGCAGGAGATCTACCGGGCGCTGCGCTGA
- the pgsA gene encoding CDP-diacylglycerol--glycerol-3-phosphate 3-phosphatidyltransferase: MFLTIPTIMTWTRIVAIPLIVGVFYAPLEPATRNLIATVMFVVFAATDWLDGYLARKLNQTSSFGAFLDPVADKFLVCASLLVLVHLQRADVFVALIIIGREIAISALREWMAQIGASRSVAVHMLGKVKTTVQMVAIPFLLYDGRAGAIDTGVWGTWLIWLAAVLTVWSMVYYLQKALPEIRARVKR; the protein is encoded by the coding sequence ATGTTCCTGACCATCCCCACCATCATGACCTGGACGCGCATCGTCGCGATACCCTTGATCGTGGGCGTGTTCTACGCGCCGCTGGAGCCGGCCACGCGCAACCTCATCGCCACGGTGATGTTCGTGGTCTTCGCAGCGACCGACTGGCTCGACGGCTACCTGGCGCGCAAGCTGAACCAGACCTCCTCCTTCGGCGCCTTCCTCGACCCGGTCGCCGACAAATTCCTCGTCTGCGCGTCGCTGCTCGTGCTCGTGCACCTGCAGCGTGCCGACGTGTTCGTGGCGCTCATCATCATCGGCCGGGAGATCGCGATTTCCGCCCTGCGAGAGTGGATGGCGCAGATCGGCGCCTCCCGCAGCGTGGCGGTGCACATGCTGGGCAAGGTGAAGACCACGGTGCAGATGGTCGCCATCCCGTTCCTGCTCTACGACGGGCGCGCCGGCGCCATCGACACGGGTGTCTGGGGCACGTGGCTGATCTGGCTGGCCGCGGTGCTCACCGTGTGGTCCATGGTCTATTACCTGCAGAAGGCTTTGCCGGAGATCCGCGCGCGCGTCAAGCGCTGA
- a CDS encoding HU family DNA-binding protein, with product MNKSELIEQIATNADISKAAAARALESMIESVKKTLKKGGTVSLVGFGTFAVGKRAARTGRNPRTGDTIKIKAAKVPKFRPGKALKDALN from the coding sequence GTGAACAAGTCCGAACTGATTGAGCAAATTGCGACCAACGCCGACATCTCCAAGGCAGCCGCTGCGCGCGCCCTGGAATCCATGATCGAGTCGGTCAAGAAGACCCTGAAGAAGGGCGGCACGGTGTCTCTGGTCGGTTTCGGCACCTTCGCGGTGGGCAAGCGCGCTGCGCGCACGGGCCGCAATCCCCGTACGGGCGATACGATTAAGATCAAGGCTGCTAAAGTTCCGAAGTTCCGCCCCGGCAAGGCATTGAAGGATGCCCTCAACTGA
- a CDS encoding SurA N-terminal domain-containing protein — protein MFESIRKHSKVVMIVLFLLIIPSFVLVGIDRNYFTSKSAVVARVDGHDITQDDWDNAHRMETDRIRAQSPSVDARLLDSPRARYATLERLVRDRVMQAAAVKMHLVTSDAQLARTLQGIPAIAALKRPDGSLDAEAYRALVGSQGLTPEGFENNVRRELSLSQVMGGVMGSAFAAQEPARLALDSLYQRREIRVARFDAKDFAAKVTPTDDELQAYYKAHEAQFRQPEHADVQYVVLDLDAVRASITLSEDDLRSYYKENLERLAGKEERRASHILINAPKDAPAADREKAKARAQALLEQVRKAPNTFAEVARKNSQDSGSAPSGGDLGFFKRGDMVKPFEDAAFSMKKGDISDLVESEYGYHIIQLNDVKTPKQPTFEEVRAKLETEAKQQQAQRKFAELAEVFSNTVYEQADSLQPVADKLKLKVQTASDVTRTPRPGAQGPLANGRFLEALFSSDSVQNKRNTEAIETAPSTLVAGRIAAYTPASTPSFDQVKTRVRELFVAERSAELARKEGEAKVAAWKAAPASATGLGAPVTVSRDKPEGQPRPVVDAALQVNADTLPTFAGTPLGAQGYAVIKVDRIVPRDPADPAVARQQQQQYAEAEAQAEAMAYYELLKDRFKVQFKVARPTGDGTPAAEN, from the coding sequence ATGTTCGAATCCATCCGCAAGCACTCCAAGGTCGTCATGATCGTGCTGTTCTTGCTGATCATTCCGTCGTTTGTGCTCGTGGGCATCGACCGGAACTACTTCACCAGCAAGAGCGCCGTGGTGGCGCGCGTGGATGGCCATGACATCACCCAGGACGACTGGGACAACGCGCACCGGATGGAGACGGACCGCATCCGCGCGCAGTCGCCCTCGGTCGATGCCAGGCTGCTCGATTCGCCCCGCGCGCGCTACGCCACGCTGGAGCGCCTGGTGCGCGACCGCGTGATGCAGGCCGCCGCCGTCAAGATGCACCTGGTCACGAGCGACGCCCAGCTGGCCCGCACGCTGCAGGGCATTCCCGCCATCGCCGCGCTCAAGCGCCCCGATGGCTCGCTGGATGCCGAGGCCTACCGGGCGCTGGTGGGTTCCCAGGGCCTCACGCCCGAGGGCTTCGAAAACAACGTGCGCCGCGAGCTCTCCCTCAGCCAGGTGATGGGCGGCGTGATGGGCTCCGCCTTCGCGGCCCAGGAGCCGGCGCGCCTCGCGCTGGATTCGCTCTACCAGCGCCGCGAGATCCGCGTCGCCCGCTTCGACGCCAAGGACTTCGCCGCCAAGGTCACGCCGACCGACGACGAACTCCAGGCCTACTACAAGGCCCACGAGGCGCAGTTCCGCCAGCCCGAGCATGCCGACGTGCAGTACGTGGTGCTCGACCTGGACGCCGTGCGCGCCAGCATCACGCTGAGCGAGGACGACCTGCGCAGCTACTACAAGGAAAACCTGGAGCGCCTCGCCGGCAAGGAGGAGCGCCGCGCCAGCCACATCCTGATCAACGCGCCCAAGGACGCTCCCGCCGCCGACCGCGAGAAGGCCAAGGCCCGCGCGCAGGCGCTGCTGGAGCAGGTGCGCAAGGCGCCGAACACGTTTGCCGAGGTGGCCCGCAAGAACTCGCAGGACAGCGGCTCCGCGCCCTCCGGTGGCGACCTGGGCTTCTTCAAGCGCGGCGACATGGTCAAGCCGTTCGAGGACGCTGCCTTCTCGATGAAGAAGGGCGACATCAGCGACTTGGTGGAAAGCGAATACGGCTACCACATCATCCAGCTCAACGACGTCAAGACGCCGAAGCAGCCGACCTTCGAGGAAGTGCGCGCCAAGCTGGAGACGGAGGCCAAGCAGCAGCAGGCACAGCGCAAGTTCGCCGAACTGGCCGAGGTGTTCTCCAACACCGTGTACGAGCAGGCCGACAGCCTGCAGCCCGTGGCCGACAAGCTCAAGCTGAAGGTGCAGACTGCCAGCGACGTGACGCGTACGCCGCGCCCCGGCGCCCAGGGCCCGCTGGCCAACGGCCGCTTCCTGGAGGCCCTGTTCTCGTCCGACTCCGTGCAGAACAAGCGCAACACCGAGGCCATCGAGACGGCGCCCAGCACCCTGGTGGCTGGCCGCATCGCTGCCTACACGCCGGCGTCCACCCCGTCCTTCGACCAGGTGAAGACCCGCGTGCGCGAACTCTTCGTGGCCGAGCGCTCCGCCGAGCTGGCGCGCAAGGAAGGCGAGGCCAAGGTGGCCGCCTGGAAGGCCGCTCCGGCCAGCGCCACCGGCCTGGGCGCCCCCGTGACCGTCTCGCGCGACAAGCCCGAAGGCCAGCCCCGCCCCGTGGTGGATGCCGCGCTGCAGGTGAATGCCGACACGCTGCCCACCTTCGCCGGCACCCCCCTGGGCGCCCAGGGCTACGCCGTCATCAAGGTGGACCGCATCGTGCCGCGCGACCCCGCGGACCCGGCCGTGGCGCGCCAGCAGCAACAGCAGTACGCCGAAGCCGAGGCCCAGGCCGAAGCCATGGCCTACTACGAACTGCTCAAGGACCGCTTCAAGGTCCAGTTCAAGGTGGCCCGCCCGACGGGCGACGGCACCCCCGCCGCGGAAAATTGA
- a CDS encoding Bug family tripartite tricarboxylate transporter substrate binding protein — translation MKPLPKLAALAAFALGTAGACADTYPSKPIRLIVPFAAGGTTDNLGRLLAARLSGKLGQQVVVDNRGGAGGNIGADLVAKSPADGYTLLFATVGTQSINGSLYRKLPFDPAKDFTPVAPFASVPNILVVNPQLPVRSVAELVAYTKSRPDSINMGSAGNGSTNHLSGELFKSMTGASFLHVPYKGSGPAMADLLANQIQLMFDNLPGSLPQVKAGGVRALAVTSPARSPVLPDVPTMAEAGVPGYAVEVWFGVVGPKNLPRDIVERLSKDITAIAQEKATTDKLLAQGATPMTSTPEEFAGRIQADTEKWARLVRSSGASVD, via the coding sequence ATGAAGCCCCTGCCAAAACTCGCTGCCCTGGCCGCCTTCGCGCTCGGCACTGCCGGCGCTTGCGCCGACACCTATCCTTCCAAGCCCATCCGCCTCATCGTGCCCTTCGCTGCCGGAGGCACCACGGACAACCTCGGCCGCCTGCTGGCCGCGCGACTGTCCGGAAAGCTGGGGCAGCAGGTCGTCGTCGACAACCGCGGCGGAGCCGGCGGCAACATCGGGGCGGATCTGGTCGCCAAATCGCCCGCGGACGGCTACACCCTGCTGTTCGCCACGGTCGGCACCCAGTCCATCAACGGATCGCTCTACAGGAAACTGCCGTTCGACCCCGCGAAGGACTTCACGCCCGTCGCGCCCTTCGCCAGCGTGCCGAACATCCTGGTGGTCAACCCGCAGTTGCCGGTCCGGTCCGTCGCGGAACTGGTCGCCTACACAAAGTCCCGGCCGGACTCCATCAACATGGGCTCCGCCGGCAACGGATCCACCAACCACCTCTCCGGCGAACTGTTCAAGTCGATGACCGGGGCATCCTTCCTGCACGTTCCATACAAAGGCAGCGGCCCCGCGATGGCGGACCTGCTGGCCAACCAGATCCAGCTCATGTTCGACAACCTGCCGGGCTCGCTGCCCCAGGTGAAGGCCGGCGGCGTGCGTGCCCTGGCCGTGACCAGCCCGGCACGCTCCCCCGTGCTGCCCGACGTGCCAACCATGGCCGAAGCAGGCGTGCCGGGCTATGCAGTGGAGGTGTGGTTCGGCGTCGTGGGCCCGAAGAACCTGCCCCGGGACATCGTGGAGCGCCTGTCCAAGGACATCACCGCCATCGCGCAGGAGAAGGCCACCACGGACAAGCTGCTGGCGCAGGGCGCGACGCCGATGACCTCGACCCCGGAGGAATTCGCGGGCCGCATCCAGGCCGACACGGAGAAATGGGCCAGGCTCGTGCGGTCGTCCGGGGCGAGCGTGGATTGA